A section of the Zygosaccharomyces rouxii strain CBS732 chromosome B complete sequence genome encodes:
- the COQ3 gene encoding hexaprenyldihydroxybenzoate methyltransferase (similar to uniprot|P27680 Saccharomyces cerevisiae YOL096C) produces the protein MIPRVTVRRLVPQLRPGVASLRFKTTSASKDEIGHFQELAPTWWDVNGSQRILHLMNNSRLDFIQRIIRQSVKVEDPDTYIPGFQYKAFFPQQVSQGIEDDLDSKINEKLKDAQFNVLDIGCGGGILAECLARLPITRHVTGVDLTPDVIKVAREHSAKDPALSGKLEYRLQALEEVEGTYDLVTCFEMLEHVDVPAEILRHAWMRLKPQGILFLSTINRDFISWFTTIFMGEYVLKVVPKGTHHLTKYIKSSEIKEWFQENEPHTHKILDTKGVMYRPFNGWAEHDCPDIGNYFMAIKKLN, from the coding sequence ATGATTCCAAGAGTCACTGTTAGAAGACTGGTACCTCAATTGAGGCCTGGCGTTGCTAGTTTAAGGTTCAAGACAACTTCAGCATCAAAGGATGAAATCGGTCATTTCCAAGAATTGGCACCTACATGGTGGGACGTTAATGGTTCTCAAAGAATTCTGCATTTGATGAATAACAGTAGGCTGGATTTTATCCAGAGAATCATCAGACAGAGTGTTAAAGTGGAGGATCCAGATACTTATATACCGGGGTTCCAATACAAAGCCTTCTTCCCTCAACAAGTGTCACAAGGAATTGAGGATGACTTAGATTCAAAGatcaatgaaaaattgaaagatgctCAATTCAATGTCCTTGATATTggttgtggtggtggtattcTAGCGGAATGCCTTGCGAGATTACCGATTACTAGACATGTTACTGGGGTAGATCTAACACCAGATGTAATTAAAGTGGCTCGTGAGCATTCTGCTAAGGATCCAGCATTAAGTGGGAAATTGGAATATAGGTTACAGGCATtagaagaagtggaaggtACATACGATTTGGTTACTTGCTTCGAAATGTTAGAACATGTAGATGTTCCTGCAGAAATATTACGACATGCTTGGATGAGACTTAAACCGCAAggtattttatttttgagTACCATTAATAGAGACTTTATTTCATGGTTTACCACTATTTTCATGGGTGAATATGTGCTTAAAGTGGTCCCAAAGGGTACTCATCATTTGACGAAGTATATCAAATCCTCTGAGATTAAAGAATGGTTCCAAGAGAATGAACCTCACACACATAAGATTTTAGATACAAAAGGAGTCATGTACCGTCCATTTAATGGCTGGGCTGAGCATGACTGTCCAGATATTGGCAATTATTTCATGGctatcaagaaattaaacTAA
- the VPS60 gene encoding Vps60p (similar to uniprot|Q03390 Saccharomyces cerevisiae YDR486C VPS60 vacuolar protein sorting (putative)): protein MNRILGYGNKKSHEQMLQESGRAMDQAQQGLQQRVSNLDTQISQLSFQLQTLQRKISTSRSAAGQRPLRQQALKLLNKRKQLEQMRDQLDSQSWSMSQAQMTSDNLKNTMVTVNALKTTNKALKAQYGKINVDKLQDMQDEMADLIEQGDELQQVLASNSLAYDAEDVDEDELDAELDALADEDLTSGIEGSGLEVPSYLSGTAPQFVDEEPDSEPAKALESAQ, encoded by the coding sequence ATGAATAGAATCCTTGGTTATGGTAACAAGAAATCCCATGAGCAAATGTTACAGGAGTCCGGAAGGGCTATGGATCAAGCTCAACAAGGTTTACAACAACGAGTCTCCAATTTGGACACTCAGATATCCCAGCTAAGTTTCCAATTGCAAACTTtgcaaagaaagatttcaacATCAAGGTCTGCTGCTGGCCAGAGACCGTTGAGACAACAAGCATTAAAGCTGTTGAACAAAAGGAAGCAATTAGAACAGATGAGGGATCAATTGGATTCGCAATCATGGTCAATGTCTCAAGCACAAATGACTAGCGACAATCTTAAAAATACAATGGTTACCGTTAACGCTCTAAAGACTACGAATAAAGCCTTGAAGGCTCAGTACGGTAAGATTAATGTGGATAAACTACAAGATATGCAAGATGAAATGGCGGATCTAATTGAACAGGGTGATGAATTGCAGCAAGTGTTAgcatccaattctttagcTTATGATGCCGAAGAtgtggatgaagatgagttAGATGCAGAATTAGACGCGCTAGCAGATGAAGATCTCACCTCTGGCATAGAAGGTTCAGGTCTTGAAGTTCCTTCGTACTTGTCAGGAACAGCACCACAATTTGTGGATGAAGAGCCAGATTCAGAACCTGCGAAAGCATTGGAAAGTGCCCAATGA